The DNA window CAAGTTAAGTCTTTGTCTTTCACTAAAAGCTTTAAGATTTAAAGGAACTATTGcatgtttgttttgaaattgctttgttttttaggTGGCTGTAAGATATAAGCCTTTCTTAAGTTTCAAAAACTGCAGgctaaaatattttactatcATGTGCTgctctagaaaaaaaaaaaccagaacccATTTTTGGTCAAATGAGAGAGCATCTATCACCCACCCCACCTTCATCAGCAAAGTGATCCCATTCAGTCTTCCTGATCTTGGAAGCAAAAACCCCTTCATTTTCTCATGTACCTAATTTTTCAGTAGTACACTAGATATTCATGATATTGACACTGTAATAAGAGCACTTACATCAGTACTTTATTGTTTATGTTAATGCGTATTCTCAGAAATGTACATGTCACTGTAGGGAAACATCTCATGTTAGTCTGTGCACTCACCCAAGTCTAGGCATAGTGTGAAGAAACATTAATGGATTGTGTCATATCATTTAAGATTAAATGGGAATGCTTATTCTTTTATTCCAATTACCAGGATAATTTAAAACTTGTTGAGGAATACTTCTTGCTTACAGAAGTCCTTCTTATAGTAGAAACCATTTTACTAAGTGCTCATTCCAAGTATTACTGtggcaaataaataaaatccttgTTTCAAGCAGAAGGCTCCAAATTTGCTTTGGGACAAAGAATCACTTTGTACAAACAAGCTTTCTGCTTTTAGAAGTTATTTCAATTGCATGGTAAGAGCATTCTTGTCACATTTGATACTAAAATGTAAAATCACTCTGGTAGGCATTGCCTTTCACAAACGAAGCCTGCTTGTAGTTGAGCAAGAGATGACAGACAGGCAGGCCAATATAAGTTAGTCTCATTTTCTGTTTATCTGGAAGCAGTTCCAGTTGAGATCAGTTGAAATAGCAGAtcaattttttgtatttttaaagagtgAAGTATTGTAATATCCTTTACCAAGCAATACAAGCGCAGGTAACTTGTACAACAACAGAAATGTGACTGCTATCAACTTTTGCTGCCAGTGAGTTTTCTGTTAAGACTACATCTGTAATCCTGGATGTGAGAGTTTCTAATGTTTCATTTATGGTACCCCCTCACCTCCTCCATCCCCACTTTCAATCAATTCATGTTTCTTCTTCTGTCTTATTGCCAAGCATCGTGCAATGCCCAGTGCACCTCCTTTTAAAAACCGTACAAAGTTGTCTCCCACCAGAGGCCCTAAAGCAAAGAGGTTGGCTTCTTTAGTGCACTCGTACGTGTACGGATCAATCTCTATAGGATTCCCCTTGCATGTGATGGGCTGATTAGAGTGATGACCTATGCTATGTCCTTGgtcctttaaaaagaaaagatttggGTGAGAACCTATCAGAACTAAGGCTACAGAAAActtcaaaattttcttcagtCCGGAGGCACTCTGAAGAACACATTTCATCTCAGGCTTGAAGGAAAGTACATTGTGTTCAGGGAAACTAGTGTAAGCAGAATGTTGGTTAGAGTCCACGGTATGGGACTGAGTACACATCATGTGATAGACCTTATGGTATTCAGGGTAAAGCTTTTTAGGTAACTGTTTGAAAATCAGGCTTGTATCGGTAACTCTTCTACGAAACACATGGACTACGGGGATGTTGTTGTTATAGGCACATAGCACTGCATCAGCTGCTGTTAGTCCTGCACCCACAATCAACACAGGGTCTGTCTTCCCACGTAACTTTCCTTTGCTGATTGCGGCTCCGAAGTCAGACATGGAATGGAGGACAAAAGGAAAGTCTTCTCCTTCAACTTGCAGTCGGCCAGGAGAATCAAAGGTTCCAGTTGCAAGAGCCACATTCTCAGCAAAGAGGCAGAAGGGCACATGAGAGCCATCTGTTGCTCGCTGATAACCTCTGACTTCCCAGTTTCTCTTAACAAGTGATTTCTGTCCatcttccatttccaaatgctGTGTTGAAATATCTTCATTTTGGTGACTCCTACCTTCATCATCCTTTTCTCGGTAAAGCCTGGACACTGATGTTATATAAACATTGTCTCTGAAATTCTTTTGGAGGCCCATGACTTTAACATAGTGTTTATAATAACAAGCTATTTCCTCTGGCATTACTCGATCAGTCTttatatttctgaaagaaaattgaATGGTTCTGGTTAAAAAATAGACCTTATTGGTAATTTGAATATCAGACATGCTATACCACATGACAGGTCAAGTTTATGAGGACTGAATCTGCTCAGTGTAAATGACACTCAGTTCAGCATCTTTAAAGGCATTTGACTTATTTGTTCTCTTGTTTCCTGATACACAAGACCAGCTAACTTTTTAAATAGAGTTTTAAATGCTTATACAACATAAATTGCTATGGTGATTAAGAAATTAGGTGTAACAAAGCTCTGGAGTATCATAGCAGATCCATATGGAAGTGTTTTACAAAGTTTAACATCACAACTATCAACAATACAGTAGTGGCTAAACTTGTACCCCATGAGAATACACTTACTAACTATCTAAATAATTAAATGTCATAGTTAAGTGCTAATTTTGAAACTCTAGGTTCAATATGTTACTGGAACCAAGCAGTAATTATACTTTACAAAAGACCTCTCCCTTGGGTACGGTTAAGTTCACTAAGTATCAAATGAAGTAGTTCCATGTCACATGAATGAGCAAAGCAAACATGACACAGAGCGTTAATGCAACTATGTAAACAGGATTGTGAGGTTCAAGTGTTCAATAAAAACCATTTATGCACTGCAACCCTGCTATTACATCTGTGCTTTTCTCGTGATTATTGCAGTCTCATTTATAGGAAAAATAGCTGACAGTGTAATTATTTGGAACAGTTGCATGAATTTTGCTGCTTCGTTAGAAGTAAGCTCTAGGAAAAGGGCAAAACAGACTGTAGTGAACATCAGGATTGCCACTAAATTACACTTAAAATCATATTTACAAGTAATCAGGCTACTCATTTTCTTGGACTAACAATATAATAGCACATGTTCTTTTAAATGCTCAGGTTACTACTCTGGAAATCCTCATGAGATATTTATAGGAAGAGAATAATGTGACAGTGTGACACCTCTTGCAAGGAAACTTGGGAAACTATTTCACATAACTAGAATTTTACTTCATCATCAATCCTTTTAAATAAGCTTGTTTAATTGTAGTATAACAGGTCAGCATTCCTGGTTTTAGCATTGTTGAAAACTATAATACATAGATTCAGATAATAAGCAGCTTATGGGATTTCAGTTAGGCAAGGAGGCAAGATTGCTGTGGTTATCTAAGAAAAGGATTAAAGAACAAAGCTAGAGTTTCCTCACTTCAAGGGTTGTCCTGAAATGAATAACAGTCTGCCCTTAAAGACATATGCTCAAGTAACTATACTTCTTCTATTCCCATCCATGGTACAAAACCAACTTCCTTTAATTTTGGTAgaacaaagttaaaaaaattaaaattttagaaaaaggtCATGTAGAGTGTTCCTAGATTCATCTGCTGAAACAGACCTTTACAAACTGAAGTAAAACCAGTGAGCTTGAACATGCTTAACTTTTCTTCTCAGGTTTTTTCAAGAAACTTATTGCTACAAGTTAACACAGAAATAGTGAAGTATtctcttaaaattaaaatttatagaTTTCAGATGTTGCAGCTttgcctgtaaaagcaaatGCTGAAATATATAACTTCCTGAATTGCAAGAAAGCTGGTGTGCGCAGCAACTTCAGCTGCATGGGTGTTGAAAGAGGAACTTGCAATACCTCCTTCAGTGGATATGAAATTCCTTCCTCCATCTTCCCTCAGCTCTGATCAGAACTGCTTTCAGCAAGTGCCTctttctg is part of the Ammospiza nelsoni isolate bAmmNel1 chromosome 1, bAmmNel1.pri, whole genome shotgun sequence genome and encodes:
- the OSGIN2 gene encoding oxidative stress-induced growth inhibitor 2 isoform X2, encoding MPLIEETVLPGDSLLTLPVVIIGNGPSGICLSYLLSGYRPYLSPEAIHPNPILHTKLEEARHLSIVDQDLEYLSEGLEGRSSNPVAVLFDTLLHPDADFGYDYPPVLHWKLEQHHYIPHIVLGKGPPGGAWHSMEGSMLTISFGDWMELPGLSFKEWAASKRRNIKTDRVMPEEIACYYKHYVKVMGLQKNFRDNVYITSVSRLYREKDDEGRSHQNEDISTQHLEMEDGQKSLVKRNWEVRGYQRATDGSHVPFCLFAENVALATGTFDSPGRLQVEGEDFPFVLHSMSDFGAAISKGKLRGKTDPVLIVGAGLTAADAVLCAYNNNIPVVHVFRRRVTDTSLIFKQLPKKLYPEYHKVYHMMCTQSHTVDSNQHSAYTSFPEHNVLSFKPEMKCVLQSASGLKKILKFSVALVLIGSHPNLFFLKDQGHSIGHHSNQPITCKGNPIEIDPYTYECTKEANLFALGPLVGDNFVRFLKGGALGIARCLAIRQKKKHELIESGDGGGEGVP
- the OSGIN2 gene encoding oxidative stress-induced growth inhibitor 2 isoform X1: MPVWCCRCSLAGHFRTYSGTETEGQLLNSFVQYFGDSLGRKIKRMPLIEETVLPGDSLLTLPVVIIGNGPSGICLSYLLSGYRPYLSPEAIHPNPILHTKLEEARHLSIVDQDLEYLSEGLEGRSSNPVAVLFDTLLHPDADFGYDYPPVLHWKLEQHHYIPHIVLGKGPPGGAWHSMEGSMLTISFGDWMELPGLSFKEWAASKRRNIKTDRVMPEEIACYYKHYVKVMGLQKNFRDNVYITSVSRLYREKDDEGRSHQNEDISTQHLEMEDGQKSLVKRNWEVRGYQRATDGSHVPFCLFAENVALATGTFDSPGRLQVEGEDFPFVLHSMSDFGAAISKGKLRGKTDPVLIVGAGLTAADAVLCAYNNNIPVVHVFRRRVTDTSLIFKQLPKKLYPEYHKVYHMMCTQSHTVDSNQHSAYTSFPEHNVLSFKPEMKCVLQSASGLKKILKFSVALVLIGSHPNLFFLKDQGHSIGHHSNQPITCKGNPIEIDPYTYECTKEANLFALGPLVGDNFVRFLKGGALGIARCLAIRQKKKHELIESGDGGGEGVP